The Deinococcus malanensis sequence AAGCCGTACAGCCCGCCGAGCAGGATCTCCATGTTGGTGTTGATGACCAGCCAGGTGACGCGTTCAACGGGATTGAGGCTGCCCAGGCCCTCCTGGCTGACCCGCAGGCTGAGGCCTTCGTAGTCGACGTTGGAAGCGGAGCCGGTCATGCCGCAGTATCACGCCCGTCCTGCGGGGCGCGCGATGAGATTTGCTTGGTCCGCCGGGTGTGGCACCCGGTTTCTCAAGGAAGGGTGAGCCGCCATGACCAGGTCGCACAGCGGGACCAGGACGGTCAGGTAGGAAGCCTTCAGTTCCTTCGGCAAGGCCAACGGCCAGCTCCCTGGCGGTGCCTTCGGCGAAGTCCGGCAGCGCAGGAGAGCCGCACGATCCCCAATCTGATGTCCGGACATGCCAACAATGCCGCAGATTAGGGACCAACATGAACTCCGAATCCGGTTGGCCCTCCACTCCAGGTCTGGTCAGAAGGCCAGCCCTGTGACTTCAGCCTGGCTTCCTGCGGCATCGCGCCAGGTGTTCGCGCAGAGCGATCCAGGGGTTGGGGCGACGTTCGGGTTTACGCTGCCCGTGTCGCTGTAATCGTGCTGGCCCTGAAAAAGGGGCTTCATGCTGCGCGACATGCAGACCCACCCCTGACACGCTCAGTGCACCCCTGACGCACCTGACCTTTCCGCGAGACACAGGTGAGGTGAAATGCGCCAGACTACCGGCACATCATGCGAACCGGCTTCATCCGGCATGTACTTCCGCTCCTCGCCTGGGGCGTGTACATCGCTGTGTTCCCCCGGCTGTACGCCACAGCCGATGTGGCCGCGACCGCGCTGGCGTACCTGAATTTCGCCGGAGCTGCCAGCGTTAACGGAGCATGAATGGGCCTGCTGCACGGTGCCCTGAGCATTCCAGCCATCGTGGCGGGCTTCTACCATGTGAATGGAATCATCGACGTGCCACCCCTGTTTAGGTGAGTGCGGTCGTGGGCATGCTGCTGGGCGCCCTGGTCGGGCACCTGCATGACCTGCGGGAAATCCTGGCTCATCAGGCCCGAACGGACGCCCTGACCGGGCTGGTCAATCGCGCCACGTTCACATTTCAGCTCCAGCAGATGGTGGAACGCTCGCGCCGCACGGGCGAACTGATTACCGTCGCCTACATTGGCCTTGACCGGTTCGGGACGGAGTCAGCGTTGCTTTCCGGCGGAGCCGTGCGCGATGCGGCTTTTCTGCCAGAAGCCGAGAAACTGGTCGATCTGCTGCAGGAAGTGACTAAAATCTCCTGCCTTGACCAGATAGGAGCTGGCATGCAGGGTGTACGCCTGCCGGACGTCCTCCTGTGCGTTGGAGGTCGAGAGCATCACTACAGGCAGCAAGGCCATCTCAGGGTCGGCTTTGAGCGCGTGAAGGACTTCGAAGCCGTTCATGCCGGGCATGTTGATGTCCAGCAGGATGACGTCGGGCTGGATGACCCGGGCCCGCAGCATGTCCAGCGCAGTGGCGCCGTCAGAGACGCAAGTGAGGGTGCATTCCGGGCAGAGTTGATGGAAGGCTTCCTCGGCCAGCATCTGATCAGCTACGTTGTCATCGATCAGGAGGAAGTGCTGGAGGAGTTCCATGCCTTCAACCTAAAGGCTGGATGAAAGAGTGTATGAGATAAACTTCACACTTTCGAGGAGAAAGGAGGGCGCCTGGACAGGGCGAACATGAACCTCAGGTTCCAGGCTTTATGGATGACCCAGTGCTCGAACAAAGTCAGACGATAATTCGGTTTACGTGACACTCATGGTGCTGACGCAGCCTGACCGGTAACGTCCGGTATGACTGAAAATCCCAAGCCCGAGGAAAAGCTTTTGACCAAGCCGTAACCGTCCGGCAAGTGGACATCCAGCACCACCACTGCTGGACATACCGTGGACAGCACTTGCCTACTTCCCGCCAGATCCGCGCATTCCACGATGGTGTAGCCCGCGCGGATCAGCAGCACGCGCTGGAGGGTACGAATAGCTGTATTGTCCTCAACCAGCATGACGGTGGGCTTGAGCATGAGCACTCGTTATAAGTCAGAGGAGCACCAGCCGCGGTGAGGTTGCTCCCAGTTCCAACCGTCATCGAAGGCGCGTCCGTTCAAAGAAGCCGCAGAAGACGGCAGGCTCGTCGCAGTCTATGGAGCGAGGGCAGGTCGCACATCGAGAAACAACAACCCACCCCACATGATGATCAACGTCACCCCCTTCAGCGCTGCGCGGTGCTCCTGCACCCGCCACAGTTCAACCGTTCTCCAGGCGCAGACCACGATCAGCAGGGTGTGAACGATGACCGAAACCAGAACTCGATAAGCGCCCAGCCACGGGACGAAGAACTCAGCAAGGAGCACGGACAGCAGCACGAAACCCACGAAGCAAAGGACCGTCATCAATGCTTCTGCGTTCACGGGGTCCAGGCGCCAGGCGTGGGGCGCGAGCAGCTTCCTGACGGCCCGCTGGTCGTGCTGATCAAGAGGAGTGTTGAGGGTCGCGGCGGTCTGATGCAGGCGCTCCTCAGGAGCCACATGAATGTCCGCAGTGGTGCAAGTGGCCGTGCTGTGGTCCTGAGCGGCGGGGCGCAGTCCTGATGTCATGTCCTTACCGTGCGGGGGCGCTGGGTGGGCACGCAAGCGGCAGCACTCCGGACGATCTCGAGTGGTCCTCGCCCGGGCGTTCCCCGTAGTTTCTGAGGGAAACGCCCACCGCCCGTCCCCGCATTGGGGGGAGACCTCTGCCTTACAGGCCTTACATCAAGCGTGGTATCTGGTACACCTTGTAATCTCTGGGCTTAGTGTGGAAAGGTGCCAAGGAACCCTGCCCTCACTCCGGCCAAACCATTCGTGGTCAGCGCGTTCACCAGACTGGTCGCCATGGCAGTGCTGGCTGGATGGGCGGGCAATCCAGCCATGATGGCACCCGCGTTCGCCCAGAACCATGAGCAGACACCGCGGAGGGCAAGTGTGACAGGCCTGATCAGGCCTGCTGGTAGGCTGGTGGGTGTGGACGGTGTGCAGGTGCTGGCCCCTGCGCGCTGGCGGGCAGGCAACGTGCGAGGCACGAGTATGACGGTCGAACGGCTGCCGAGCACAGCTCTTCCTGTGCCGCTGGCTCCGGAGGTCAGGTTGGCTCTCCCCGTGTATGCCGTGCGGGTGACTCAAGACGTCCTCGCGGCAGACCGGGGACGGTTTCTCGTGAGGTTGCCCCTGGGTAAACTGGATCCGTCTCAGGTCGCGCCCCTGATTCTCCTGGCCGTGACCGTGGATGCCAAGCATCCGGTCATGCCCGACCGGCAGTGGGTCAGCGCCCCTCGGGCCAAGGTCAAGGGCGGATTTCTGGAATTTGAGGTCACAGGCTTCCTTGTGGATGAGGCCCTCTTGTTCGCTGCGGAGCACCTGGCGGACTGAACACTTCATTCGAAACTTTCAATACAGCGGGCTGGAGCGCGTACGGCCGTTTACCGCCTAAGCGTAGGGCCTCTTCGAACAGTGCTTGAGCCGTCAGGGTGGAGTGTTCCTGTGCATACAGGTTCTGTGCGGCTTTCAGGACGTATTCCCGGGCGTGTCGCATGGTAGGGTGCCTCCCGTGACGTCATCATGCCAGACCCACGCTGCGCCGAGCGCCTGAACGCGCACGCGAGCGTCTCCACAACTTGCCGGGATCATCACGTTGGCGCGCTTCAGCGCCAGGCGCACCAGCTGTCTTGCAGGACAACTGACCGCGCTTACGTCCGAAAGGTCAGTTCCAGGACGCAGCGGGTTGGACCGCTCTCTATGGGGATCGCAGTCCTCTGATAGGGCAGGAACACGAAAGAAAACGACTTGCCCCGGCGGGGGTTTTCGCTAGCAGAGCAGCACCTTTTCCTGCAGATCAGTGCCTTTTCCGGAAACTTTTAATTCGCTCCACCATAATAGCTAAGATGCATGTCGTCACTACAAGTAATAGGCTTAGAACGGGATCTCTAGTTGATCCGAATACAACAGCGGCCATTATGATGGAAACAACTAAACTTAATCTCATGAATTTAGATTTGAACATCATTCCATTTTATATGATGTTCGTGACTTTTCAGCACTACACGTCTTTTACGGCTTAGCGGGACGCTGCCGATCACGCCGTGCGCCCAGAGCAATGAAGGTCAGGATGCCAGCCAATCCCAGGAGGACCGTCGCTGTAATCCAGCCCGCCTGGAGGGCAAGCAAGCTCGTGAGGATTGCGACTGCCCCATAAGCGAACCAAGCGCTCCCGAGGGTCCCCACCTTCCCGGGCCGTTCTGAGGAACTGTTGCTGACGCTCTGGCCCTGCGGTGCCAGTCCGGGCCAGAGCGTCAGCGTGTCTTAGCGCCTGCCGGTGGCCTGAAGAGAAGCGCAGATGTTCAGGCTGCGCTC is a genomic window containing:
- a CDS encoding diguanylate cyclase domain-containing protein; protein product: MSAVVGMLLGALVGHLHDLREILAHQARTDALTGLVNRATFTFQLQQMVERSRRTGELITVAYIGLDRFGTESALLSGGAVRDAAFLPEAEKLVDLLQEVTKISCLDQIGAGMQGVRLPDVLLCVGGREHHYRQQGHLRVGFERVKDFEAVHAGHVDVQQDDVGLDDPGPQHVQRSGAVRDASEGAFRAELMEGFLGQHLISYVVIDQEEVLEEFHAFNLKAG
- a CDS encoding response regulator, which translates into the protein MLKPTVMLVEDNTAIRTLQRVLLIRAGYTIVECADLAGSRQVLSTVCPAVVVLDVHLPDGYGLVKSFSSGLGFSVIPDVTGQAASAP